A genomic window from Solanum dulcamara chromosome 11, daSolDulc1.2, whole genome shotgun sequence includes:
- the LOC129873258 gene encoding uncharacterized protein LOC129873258 isoform X3: MSKRGFHQTGDAFSNEIRTNQNLVAINSPQEAFLQVWWGKFYEAYNSRFPDFPVFNVESFDKVAQTVKNVVGDNCPANQSYASDLTGANISTVMPESSIPDIMDPKLSALLSSFDASDVSMNLSPQRDMTSGLHLPEMSEMGDMLPLASNTGYQMQQMPTVPAEWNARVSPGANLGGPVRMEPNLHAATNALPDLPELSDAGNTRSLQQASHQGWPSVGISSIFPGISHQVVRPSIMVPTQKEQFPRTASFPQQNVLPNVAVPTWDKLILPAPANSGDFLRMLTLADSSVKDAGMLGETNQRIPLPADQLIIAPVGGITRSSGKQPAVQEQINQLGRQSSNKSGIKRKSPLSSLAPVGKEKATVAWFAAPAHAQAEWEGNSFKAISNLHTKNSKLLCCHFNSKGELLATAGHDKKVLIWELGTNNVYSGEAHAHHVTDIRFRPNSTVFATSSFDRTVKIWDAAKPSNPFQNLDGHFEHVTSLDFHPTKLDLLTSCDSNDDIILWDVSRGGCKLIFKRVYQQLRLDLSYSQCPAHQVPGEVVDMLDFNLDLETFWQVLPEIL; encoded by the exons ATGTCTAAAAGAGGTTTCCATCAGACTGGTGATGCATTCTCCAACGAAATTCGTACTAATCAAAATCTTGTCG CTATCAATTCTCCTCAAGAAGCATTTTTGCAAGTGTGGTGGGGTAAATTTTATGAAGCATACAACTCTAGGTTTCCTGACTTTCCTGTTTTCAATGTCGAATCCTTTGATAAG GTTGCACAAACTGTGAAAAACGTTGTGGGTGATAACTGTCCTGCAAATCAATCGTATGCTTCCGATCTTACGGGAGCAAACATATCTACTGTGATGCCAGAATCCAGCATTCCTGATATTATGGACCCTAAGCTTTCAGCTTTGTTGTCATCTTTTGATGCCAGTGATGTATCAATGAATTTATCTCCTCAGAGAGACATGACATCAGGCTTACACTTACCTGAGATGAGTGAAATGGGTGACATGCTTCCATTGGCAAGCAATACTGG CTATCAAATGCAGCAAATGCCAACTGTTCCTGCAGAGTGGAATGCAAGA GTGTCACCCGGTGCAAACTTGGGAGGACCTGTGCGAATGGAACCAAATCTTCATGCCGCTACAAACGCTTTGCCTGATTTACCAGAACTTTCTGATGCGG GGAATACCAGATCTCTCCAACAAGCATCTCATCAAGGATGGCCATCTGTT GGTATTAGCTCAATTTTCCCCGGCATTAGCCATCAAGTTGTACGTCCCAGTATAATGGTGCCAACTCAAAAGGAACAGTTCCCGAGAACTGCATCCTTCCCTCAACAGAATGTTTTACCGAATGTGGCAGTTCCAACATGGGATAAGCTCATACTTCCTGCCCCTGCCAACTCCGGTGATTTCTTACGCATGCTCACTCTAGCTGACTCGAGTGTAAAAGATGCAGGA ATGCTTGGTGAGACAAATCAAAGAATCCCTTTACCAGCTGACCAGCTAATAATAGCTCCTGTAGGAGGAATTACGAGAAGTTCTGGAAAGCAACCTGCAGTGCAGGAGCAAATAAACCAGCTCGGACGGCAGTCTTCAAATAAG AGTGGCATAAAGAGGAAATCTCCATTGAGTTCTTTGGCACCT GTTGGGAAAGAGAAAGCTACTGTCGCTTGGTTTGCTGCGCCTGCACACGCTCAAGCTGAATGGGAAG GCAACTCTTTTAAAGCGATTAGTAACCTTCACACAAAAAATAGCAAGCTCCTATGTTGCCACTTCAATTCAAAAGGAGAGTTGTTGGCTACTGCTGGACACGACAAGAAG GTTCTGATTTGGGAGTTGGGAACTAACAATGTTTATAGTGGAGAAGCTCATGCTCATCACGTCACAGATATCcgttttagaccaaactcaacagtGTTTGCAACATCTTCCTTTGACAGAACTGTGAAGATATGGGATGCAGCCAAG CCAAGCAACCCTTTCCAAAACCTTGACGGGCATTTTGAGCATGTGACGTCATTGGATTTTCATCCAACAAAGTTGGACCTCCTCACTTCTTGCGATAGCAATGATGACATCATACTGTGGGATGTCAGTAGGGGTGGTTGCAAACTCATTTTTAAG cgagtgtaccagcaacttcgactcgacctcagctatAGCCAATGTCCAGCTCACCAGGttccagg GGAGGTAGTAGACATGTTAGATTTCAACCTCGACTTGGAGACCTTTTGGCAAGTTCTACcggaaatattataa
- the LOC129873258 gene encoding uncharacterized protein LOC129873258 isoform X1, giving the protein MSKRGFHQTGDAFSNEIRTNQNLVAINSPQEAFLQVWWGKFYEAYNSRFPDFPVFNVESFDKVAQTVKNVVGDNCPANQSYASDLTGANISTVMPESSIPDIMDPKLSALLSSFDASDVSMNLSPQRDMTSGLHLPEMSEMGDMLPLASNTGYQMQQMPTVPAEWNARVSPGANLGGPVRMEPNLHAATNALPDLPELSDAGNTRSLQQASHQGWPSVGISSIFPGISHQVVRPSIMVPTQKEQFPRTASFPQQNVLPNVAVPTWDKLILPAPANSGDFLRMLTLADSSVKDAGMLGETNQRIPLPADQLIIAPVGGITRSSGKQPAVQEQINQLGRQSSNKSGIKRKSPLSSLAPVGKEKATVAWFAAPAHAQAEWEGNSFKAISNLHTKNSKLLCCHFNSKGELLATAGHDKKVLIWELGTNNVYSGEAHAHHVTDIRFRPNSTVFATSSFDRTVKIWDAAKPSNPFQNLDGHFEHVTSLDFHPTKLDLLTSCDSNDDIILWDVSRGGCKLIFKGGSRHVRFQPRLGDLLASSTGNIINIFDVETSSIQKKLQGHVKDIRSICWHMSGNYLASVSEDSARIWSVSEGKCLHELCSGGNKFQSCTFHPGHAQVLVIGSLEFLELWNPICHSSITQSYSAHTGIISSLANSPSKGTIASVSHDQWIKIWR; this is encoded by the exons ATGTCTAAAAGAGGTTTCCATCAGACTGGTGATGCATTCTCCAACGAAATTCGTACTAATCAAAATCTTGTCG CTATCAATTCTCCTCAAGAAGCATTTTTGCAAGTGTGGTGGGGTAAATTTTATGAAGCATACAACTCTAGGTTTCCTGACTTTCCTGTTTTCAATGTCGAATCCTTTGATAAG GTTGCACAAACTGTGAAAAACGTTGTGGGTGATAACTGTCCTGCAAATCAATCGTATGCTTCCGATCTTACGGGAGCAAACATATCTACTGTGATGCCAGAATCCAGCATTCCTGATATTATGGACCCTAAGCTTTCAGCTTTGTTGTCATCTTTTGATGCCAGTGATGTATCAATGAATTTATCTCCTCAGAGAGACATGACATCAGGCTTACACTTACCTGAGATGAGTGAAATGGGTGACATGCTTCCATTGGCAAGCAATACTGG CTATCAAATGCAGCAAATGCCAACTGTTCCTGCAGAGTGGAATGCAAGA GTGTCACCCGGTGCAAACTTGGGAGGACCTGTGCGAATGGAACCAAATCTTCATGCCGCTACAAACGCTTTGCCTGATTTACCAGAACTTTCTGATGCGG GGAATACCAGATCTCTCCAACAAGCATCTCATCAAGGATGGCCATCTGTT GGTATTAGCTCAATTTTCCCCGGCATTAGCCATCAAGTTGTACGTCCCAGTATAATGGTGCCAACTCAAAAGGAACAGTTCCCGAGAACTGCATCCTTCCCTCAACAGAATGTTTTACCGAATGTGGCAGTTCCAACATGGGATAAGCTCATACTTCCTGCCCCTGCCAACTCCGGTGATTTCTTACGCATGCTCACTCTAGCTGACTCGAGTGTAAAAGATGCAGGA ATGCTTGGTGAGACAAATCAAAGAATCCCTTTACCAGCTGACCAGCTAATAATAGCTCCTGTAGGAGGAATTACGAGAAGTTCTGGAAAGCAACCTGCAGTGCAGGAGCAAATAAACCAGCTCGGACGGCAGTCTTCAAATAAG AGTGGCATAAAGAGGAAATCTCCATTGAGTTCTTTGGCACCT GTTGGGAAAGAGAAAGCTACTGTCGCTTGGTTTGCTGCGCCTGCACACGCTCAAGCTGAATGGGAAG GCAACTCTTTTAAAGCGATTAGTAACCTTCACACAAAAAATAGCAAGCTCCTATGTTGCCACTTCAATTCAAAAGGAGAGTTGTTGGCTACTGCTGGACACGACAAGAAG GTTCTGATTTGGGAGTTGGGAACTAACAATGTTTATAGTGGAGAAGCTCATGCTCATCACGTCACAGATATCcgttttagaccaaactcaacagtGTTTGCAACATCTTCCTTTGACAGAACTGTGAAGATATGGGATGCAGCCAAG CCAAGCAACCCTTTCCAAAACCTTGACGGGCATTTTGAGCATGTGACGTCATTGGATTTTCATCCAACAAAGTTGGACCTCCTCACTTCTTGCGATAGCAATGATGACATCATACTGTGGGATGTCAGTAGGGGTGGTTGCAAACTCATTTTTAAG GGAGGTAGTAGACATGTTAGATTTCAACCTCGACTTGGAGACCTTTTGGCAAGTTCTACcggaaatattataaatatttttgatgtcGAAACTAGCAGCATCCAAAAAAAGTTACAA GGACACGTCAAAGACATCCGCTCAATCTGCTGGCATATGAGTGGGAATTACCTGGCATCCGTGAGTGAAGATAGTGCACGGATATGGTCTGTTAGTGAAGGAAAGTGTTTACATGAATTGTGCTCTGGTGGCAATAAGTTCCAGTCGTGCACTTTCCACCCAGGGCACGCTCAAGTGTTGGTGATTGGTTCCTTAGAG TTCCTGGAGCTGTGGAATCCTATCTGCCATAGCAGCATAACTCAGTCATATAGTGCACATACTGGTATAATTTCTTCACTAGCAAATTCACCTTCGAAGGGAACCATTGCTTCAGTGAGTCATGACCAGTGGATCAAGATATGGCGATGA
- the LOC129873258 gene encoding uncharacterized protein LOC129873258 isoform X2 gives MSKRGFHQTGDAFSNEIRTNQNLVAINSPQEAFLQVWWGKFYEAYNSRFPDFPVFNVESFDKVAQTVKNVVGDNCPANQSYASDLTGANISTVMPESSIPDIMDPKLSALLSSFDASDVSMNLSPQRDMTSGLHLPEMSEMGDMLPLASNTGYQMQQMPTVPAEWNARVSPGANLGGPVRMEPNLHAATNALPDLPELSDAGNTRSLQQASHQGWPSVGISSIFPGISHQVVRPSIMVPTQKEQFPRTASFPQQNVLPNVAVPTWDKLILPAPANSGDFLRMLTLADSSVKDAGMLGETNQRIPLPADQLIIAPVGGITRSSGKQPAVQEQINQLGRQSSNKSGIKRKSPLSSLAPVGKEKATVAWFAAPAHAQAEWEGNSFKAISNLHTKNSKLLCCHFNSKGELLATAGHDKKVLIWELGTNNVYSGEAHAHHVTDIRFRPNSTVFATSSFDRTVKIWDAAKGGSRHVRFQPRLGDLLASSTGNIINIFDVETSSIQKKLQGHVKDIRSICWHMSGNYLASVSEDSARIWSVSEGKCLHELCSGGNKFQSCTFHPGHAQVLVIGSLEFLELWNPICHSSITQSYSAHTGIISSLANSPSKGTIASVSHDQWIKIWR, from the exons ATGTCTAAAAGAGGTTTCCATCAGACTGGTGATGCATTCTCCAACGAAATTCGTACTAATCAAAATCTTGTCG CTATCAATTCTCCTCAAGAAGCATTTTTGCAAGTGTGGTGGGGTAAATTTTATGAAGCATACAACTCTAGGTTTCCTGACTTTCCTGTTTTCAATGTCGAATCCTTTGATAAG GTTGCACAAACTGTGAAAAACGTTGTGGGTGATAACTGTCCTGCAAATCAATCGTATGCTTCCGATCTTACGGGAGCAAACATATCTACTGTGATGCCAGAATCCAGCATTCCTGATATTATGGACCCTAAGCTTTCAGCTTTGTTGTCATCTTTTGATGCCAGTGATGTATCAATGAATTTATCTCCTCAGAGAGACATGACATCAGGCTTACACTTACCTGAGATGAGTGAAATGGGTGACATGCTTCCATTGGCAAGCAATACTGG CTATCAAATGCAGCAAATGCCAACTGTTCCTGCAGAGTGGAATGCAAGA GTGTCACCCGGTGCAAACTTGGGAGGACCTGTGCGAATGGAACCAAATCTTCATGCCGCTACAAACGCTTTGCCTGATTTACCAGAACTTTCTGATGCGG GGAATACCAGATCTCTCCAACAAGCATCTCATCAAGGATGGCCATCTGTT GGTATTAGCTCAATTTTCCCCGGCATTAGCCATCAAGTTGTACGTCCCAGTATAATGGTGCCAACTCAAAAGGAACAGTTCCCGAGAACTGCATCCTTCCCTCAACAGAATGTTTTACCGAATGTGGCAGTTCCAACATGGGATAAGCTCATACTTCCTGCCCCTGCCAACTCCGGTGATTTCTTACGCATGCTCACTCTAGCTGACTCGAGTGTAAAAGATGCAGGA ATGCTTGGTGAGACAAATCAAAGAATCCCTTTACCAGCTGACCAGCTAATAATAGCTCCTGTAGGAGGAATTACGAGAAGTTCTGGAAAGCAACCTGCAGTGCAGGAGCAAATAAACCAGCTCGGACGGCAGTCTTCAAATAAG AGTGGCATAAAGAGGAAATCTCCATTGAGTTCTTTGGCACCT GTTGGGAAAGAGAAAGCTACTGTCGCTTGGTTTGCTGCGCCTGCACACGCTCAAGCTGAATGGGAAG GCAACTCTTTTAAAGCGATTAGTAACCTTCACACAAAAAATAGCAAGCTCCTATGTTGCCACTTCAATTCAAAAGGAGAGTTGTTGGCTACTGCTGGACACGACAAGAAG GTTCTGATTTGGGAGTTGGGAACTAACAATGTTTATAGTGGAGAAGCTCATGCTCATCACGTCACAGATATCcgttttagaccaaactcaacagtGTTTGCAACATCTTCCTTTGACAGAACTGTGAAGATATGGGATGCAGCCAAG GGAGGTAGTAGACATGTTAGATTTCAACCTCGACTTGGAGACCTTTTGGCAAGTTCTACcggaaatattataaatatttttgatgtcGAAACTAGCAGCATCCAAAAAAAGTTACAA GGACACGTCAAAGACATCCGCTCAATCTGCTGGCATATGAGTGGGAATTACCTGGCATCCGTGAGTGAAGATAGTGCACGGATATGGTCTGTTAGTGAAGGAAAGTGTTTACATGAATTGTGCTCTGGTGGCAATAAGTTCCAGTCGTGCACTTTCCACCCAGGGCACGCTCAAGTGTTGGTGATTGGTTCCTTAGAG TTCCTGGAGCTGTGGAATCCTATCTGCCATAGCAGCATAACTCAGTCATATAGTGCACATACTGGTATAATTTCTTCACTAGCAAATTCACCTTCGAAGGGAACCATTGCTTCAGTGAGTCATGACCAGTGGATCAAGATATGGCGATGA
- the LOC129875103 gene encoding late embryogenesis abundant protein 76-like encodes MAAMSITTNAILNLSKALPRPSSIFLRRNVSFFNPSKTIPQTTSLVIRHKISHVCFSSSPNQSEGLHASEDLKRRQDFDRGVKEEKSPMREMANKTKDDVKESMDETKRTAEDMKEKTNQSAESIKDKTSDMAGKVANKAKEGKDTAAEMAHDTTEREKERANDMKEKTKDTAGSMADKTKEYTDDTKEATKEGASKVAETAQAIADKAKQTMQDAMGAAKETTQKIKETVVSSDDDRKFAEDYMEDHMGNRKEDTREKTMDEDEVEQKRRRAGGSGDHKKH; translated from the exons ATGGCAGCGATGTCAATCACTACAAACGCCATTTTGAACCTGTCAAAGGCACTTCCTCGACCCTCTTCAATTTTCCTTCGCCGCAATGTCTCCTTCTTTAACCCTTCGAAGACTATTCCTCAAACAACCTCTCTTGTTATTCGACACAAAATCTCCCATGTCTGCTTCTCATCTTCCCCTAATCAATCTGAG GGACTCCATGCATCAGAAGATTTAAAAAGAAGGCAAGACTTCGATAGAGGTGTTAAAGAAGAGAAATCTCCTATGAGGGAGATGGCTAATAAAACAAAAGACGATGTGAAAGAGTCCATGGATGAAACTAAGCGGACAGCCGAAGACATGAAGGAGAAAACGAACCAAAGCGCAGAGAGCATTAAGGACAAGACGAGCGACATGGCGGGGAAGGTGGCCAACAAAGCTAAAGAAGGGAAAGACACGGCAGCCGAAATGGCACACGACACTACAGAGAGGGAGAAAGAGCGAGCAAATGACATGAAGGAAAAGACTAAAGACACTGCAGGGTCCATGGCTGACAAGACGAAAGAGTACACAGACGATACAAAAGAGGCCACGAAAGAAGGAGCGAGCAAAGTTGCGGAGACAGCACAGGCAATAGCTGATAAAGCTAAGCAAACAATGCAAGATGCTATGGGAGCGGCAAAGGAGACGACTCAGAAGATTAAGGAAACCGTTGTCAGTTCGGACGATGACAGGAAGTTCGCTGAGGATTACatggaagatcatatgggtaaTAGGAAGGAAGATACGAGGGAGAAAACTATGGATGAAGATGAGGTGGAGCAGAAGAGGAGGCGTGCAGGGGGATCTGGTGATCACAAGAAGCATTGA
- the LOC129872955 gene encoding uncharacterized protein LOC129872955: MASLSKKSIFNLSKAFPHRPSAVFIGRQIWKGGYVATTEEPWEQEWCRKDVKKFYGTNSDETGGKVSEMADKAKEVKDKATKTTQDAWKAIEDTAEELKEKVVGDVDPEYVQEEIVVEDEKELRNKLAKEPGGKPVDEDKGLNVNWRPIVEKKPQPS; this comes from the exons ATGGCGTCCTTAAGCAAAAAATCCATCTTCAATCTCTCTAAAGCCTTTCCACATCGACCCTCCGCTGTCTTCATCGGTCGTCAAATCTGGAAG GGAGGATATGTTGCTACAACAGAGGAGCCGTGGGAACAAGAGTGGTGCAGGAAGGACGTCAAGAAATTCTACGGGACGAACAGTGATGAAACGGGTGGTAAAGTATCTGAAATGGCTGATAAGGCGAAAGAAGTGAAGGATAAAGCCACTAAAACAACTCAAGATGCTTGGAAAGCTATCGAGGATACTGCTgaagagttgaaggagaaaGTGGTAGGAGATGTAGATCCAGAGTATGTTCAAGAGGAAATTGTGGTGGAAGATGAAAAGGAGCTTAGGAACAAGTTGGCTAAAGAACCAGGAGGAAAGCCTGTCGATGAAGATAAAGGTTTGAATGTGAATTGGAGACCCATTGTTGAGAAGAAACCACAACCctcttga
- the LOC129872953 gene encoding 30S ribosomal protein S5, chloroplastic, producing MAASSLSTFSSLSLRTPSRFSPFQSQPHHTFFITKPIHPPFYLLLNPTKFDPIKPNSTTAETTFFDNTDPEEISTYDPPERPEDFIEPPSFDDGPMESEEEIAKAYEELYGAAYSGETFLGNDIYVMDSKVKKTTAFGKIKKEKAKDGLDERVVQVRRVTKVVKGGKQLHFRAIVVVGDKKGQVGVGVGKAKEVIAAVQKSAVNARRNLITVPMTKYLTFPHRSDGDFGAARVMLRPAAPGTGVIAGGAVRIVLEMAGVENALGKQLGSNNALNNARATVVAVQKMRQFSEVAQERGIPMEELWK from the exons ATGGCAGCGTCTTCTCTCTCCACCTTCTCTTCCCTCTCTCTACGCACCCCATCTCGCTTTTCTCCCTTTCAATCCCAACCCCACCACACATTCTTCATCACCAAACCCATCCACCCACCATTTTATCTCCTCTTAAACCCAACAAAATTCGACCCCATTAAACCCAATTCCACAACTGCTGAAACCACTTTCTTTGACAACACAGACCCAGAAGAAATTTCCACTTATGATCCTCCAGAACGTCCTGAAGACTTTATTGAACCACCATCTTTCGATGACGGTCCAATGGAGTCTGAAGAAGAAATTGCAAAAGCTTATGAAGAGCTTTACGGGGCAGCTTATAGTGGAGAGACTTTTCTTGGGAATGACATATATGTAATGGATTCTAAGGTGAAAAAAACTACTGCGTTTgggaaaatcaagaaagaaaagGCCAAAGATGGGCTTGACGAGAGAGTGGTGCAAGTGAGGAGAGTTACTAAGGTTGTTAAAGGTGGAAAGCAATTGCATTTTAGAGCTATTGTGGTTGTGGGTGACAAAAAAGGGCAAGTCGGTGTTGGAGTTGGTAAAGCTAAAGAGGTTATTGCTGCTGTGCAAAAGTCTGCCGTTAATGCTAGGAGGAATCTCATTACTGTGCCTATGACTAAGTACCTGACTTTCCCCCACAG ATCTGATGGAGACTTTGGAGCAGCAAGGGTGATGCTTAGACCAGCAGCTCCTGGTACTGGAGTGATTGCTGGTGGTGCTGTGCGGATCGTTCTTGAAATGGCTGGTGTTGAGAATGCTTTGGGGAAACAGCTTGGGAGTAACAATGCCCTCAACAATGCAAGAGCCACTGTTGTTGCTGTTCAGAAGATGAGGCAATTCAGTGAAGTTGCTCAAGAACGTGGCATTCCTATGGAAGAACTCTGGAAATGA